The genomic segment caatgactgatatcagctctatatacagtagataacacaggatccaccattcacaataagtgatatcacagctcacctcctcctcctgtacaatgactgataacacctctatgtacagtagataagacaggatccaccattcacaatagctgatgtcacagctcacttcctctcctactgtacaataactgataacaccattatatacagtagataacacaggatccaccattcacaataggtgatatcacagctcacctcctcctcctgtacaatgactgataacacctctatatacagcagataacacaggatccactattcacaatgggtgatgtcacaactcccctcctcctcctcctgtacagtgactgataacacctctatataaagtagataatacagaatccaccaatcacaataggtgatgtcacagctcacctcctcctgtacaatgactgataacacctatatatacaatAGATTAAAAAATCTCCTATTCATGGAAGGCAAAatcacagctcacctgctcctcctcccttGACAATGAcatttgcacacactcattagatgcttctaTACAATAGATACAGTCAGTGTGATGGTATTGCTGCTAATTTAGATGGTAAATTCCTAAAATAACAGAATATATGAGTCTAGAATTGCCCCAGAGGCCGGTGTGAAACCTGCAACATTTCTCATTTCtctttaatacagattgtgatatgaaataaaaaaacaaaaataaaaaaaaattaaacttgccaaattaattgaaaaaaatgtatttaaaataaaaacttGCTGTATATAGTCAGTGATTTTCTAATGACACTTTCCCTTTAAGGTTTCAGCTTTAACTTGAAAAATAGCTTAAATCTTATGGGAGGCGGCTCCTCTATTCACTGCAGCAGTTTTATAGAGCAGTTTACCCTTTTTTCTACATTGTTTATATACTCTTTATTTGCGGATCATCACTTGTTGTGACGTATCATCGGGCAGCAGTGTTTCCCAGTCATTGTGCTAACGCTTCCTCCATGTTTTTGCTTTTGAAACTTTACTATTAGCAGTTTAATTAGAGGGCAGTAGTTAATGATCCTTAAAGGGATATATCCATAAAATAGGTGATCACTATAAAATCAATAAGGGGGGTGGAAGCGCTTCATACCCACCCTCGTTTTCCGGATACAGTTCCATACATTGGCCTGATACCAGTGAATAGATCCAAGCTGCAATACCAGAAATGGCCACCACCAAAGAATGGCGCTGTCTCTGGAAAATAATCAATGTCCACTTCACCGTCTATTGGAGCCTGGACTAGTCCAGCGGCTGCTGATCTGACCTctttactttacactgcagctctgcttgcttAGAGAGATGATTTCCATTGCATCAGTAGCAAATATAAtttactagtaaaaaaaaaaagattgtcaaAATAATAGAAGATTCTGAATAATCTTAAGAAAAATGAAGAATTGAGGACCATTTATGGTCAATATGTTGACCCTAAACCCCAAATGTATGGACGATTTAGTGTCGAATTCatggaaaataatataataaaaaataattgacAAAGGTATTGCTAATAATATTTTGGTAATTTTATTTTGCATTTAGAAATTCGGTAGAAATTCAGTATTTTGCTTCCCTTCACACAATAGAATGTgaccttcctgcagtcaccactagagggagcgcactgcACACTGGTTCATCAATGTCTTCAATGCCTACGTAGtgcgcagtgagctccctctagtggtggctgcaggaagacaGAATTGTATCATTTATATCTGTGATTATGCAGAGAATTTGTCGCTTTGTATCAGAAAAATGACTCTGAAAGTtacttttaataaaattaattgAACTTTTTGAGTTATTAGTTATATAGTAATAAATGCAAAAAGAAAAAGAGCGTAAGGTTTTAGGATATTTCGACTGCAGGGATTTGCAGGTGTTCAGTTGGTGCCGTTTCCCATCGGCCCCCATATTTCAGACTGGTCATTACGGGAGGCAGTCGCCCTTTGCGATGGTTTCTCGGATCCAGTCCAGGTAGTTGCACAGTTTTGTATACACTCCTGGTTTATTGGCTTCTCCACAGGGAATGTTACCCCAAGATGTGATCCCACTTAATTGGGAATTACAGACCAGGGGTCCCCCGGAGTCTCCCTGCAAAGAATAACATATTGTTACAATCCCCTACAGAATCCAAAcacccctctcctgaaatactctgtgctgctaggcACCCTTCATCTGAATATAGGGCTTCCCTAAGACCAATGAAAGGGAAGGATTTTGGGATCCGTACCTGACAGGTGTCCTTCCCGCCCTCCATGACCCCAGCACACAGCATGTTCTCCGTTATCTCCCCGGGATAAGCGTCTCTGCAGATATCGTCGGCGACAGTCTCCACGTTCACACAGCGCAGCACTGATGGAAATGTTGCTGCACAGACAAGAAATATATGAGACGTCCTCCTGGCTGCAGACATCATAATCAATAGGCAGTACATATATCTTATAGGACTAGGATAGGCGGGGAACTGACCTCTGGGAACCCCAATGATCTTAAAAATAAAGGGTTGCAAGTAGTGGTGGAATATGCGGGTCGGGGACTCGAGTATGGACCACAATGTCACACctgtgtcacgcttgacagacagtcctgtggtgtctggctgtagaaggtcacggtgtttagctacacaaactgctccgtgACTTTCTCTTCTTGCGGTAAATCCCTTtcactttaggaccctgcagatatcctcacctttcagctgttaatcatcaacaCTTTCCTTCTTGCcattaaatactctcattcccccttGGTCTTTGCTGGTTATAGAGTTAAACACTTCTACAggtcttggatgcaagcagtcggcttgcatcagtcagaagaaacattgttgtttgttgctgttcctctcatCCTGGTGATAAGATGTTCATGTACTTTCCCCGTGTGTgccccctgtgtcttctttagagcttagtggggttgactaagagttcatcccatctgttccctacttagggcccagttttagggtcagccagggccaggtatcctgctcagcgcatacttgcagaacctatctagagtggtcaggggagccaggggtcagtgggaggtttggtcaggggtcaccttcTGCCCCTTTagtagacacagggttttccttccctttcgccattcacctGGTACGTCTCTGTACCTAGGTTCTatgtcagggtcagccagggccaggtatcctgctcagcgcatacttgcagaacctatctagagtggtcaggggagccaggggttagtgggaggtttggtcaggggtcaccttcTGCCCCTTTagtagacacagggttttccttccctttcgccattcacctGGTACGTCTCTGTACCTAGGTTCTatgtcagggtcagccagggccaggtatgctGCTTGgctcataggtgtggaacctatctaggatttTGAGGGAAGCcagggatcaccatctcccccttccctagacacagggtctcccttccctgtcgccatatgtgtggtatttccccatacctagcgtgacacccaaGCACCAGCGATGCTTGAACGAGTACCGAGCAGTAccaagcacgctcactcatcactagttgcaaggCTTATTCACACCTAAATTCTCTTGATAGTCTTCCAATGCATAGCTCTGCAGGAATACCGCGGTAATGCTCTATACAAAGAAATGGGGCCAGCTGCAGCTCCCAACACTGAAAGCAGTGGGGTGCCACTGTGCACTGCCGCCACTTCATTTAAAGGTTCGCTATGTTGGGTCCCCTCTAATCATTAAGTGATTGCAGCATGTCATCACATGAGATGGGAGTACtcctttaaagggtttgtccaccttTGCAATCAATGCACTTATTGCCCATTTCTGCAGAACTTCTTGCAAATCTATTTTCCCCCTCGTACAAGTCTCACCCCTTCCAAATTCCTCTGTTCTCTTTTTTTCCCCAATCTGTTTATTTTCGTGTGGGGTTCTGGAGCCTTCTGGTATCACACACAAGAAAACTTCCCATTTTTCGGTTAGTCTCAGGAGGGAGCACGAAGGAGATTTTCCGGCTCATCCGGGATTCCCGGAGTCCTACCCTTTTTCCGTCAACCTCCTTTTTTTCAGGAGAGTTGCCAAATATAATTtactttaatttaatttattttaacccCAATCCTCAGCCCAAATATTAACACTCCCAATTCACCCCAAAAATGCCCCTAAGCATTAACCTCATCCAATGTGATGAGCTCACAGAACAGTTCCCGCTTTAATTATTTACTTTGTTCAATAATTTAGCAAGAATTTGGGGCAAATGACGTAAAATAATAATGAATTCAGGATCAGACTACGAAAGGTTCCTTTGTAGTCTGTAGCCATGGAAACAAACAGTTCTGTTTACATAAAACTGTAGCAGATTTGTAATCAAAACTAGATACATTGTTGCCAGGTGTGGTCGAGGGACAATGCaggcaaaaaagcatgaaaaagaagATATGTAGCTTCTTACGGTCAGGGCTGGTGGTGGACCCCCATCCCGAGACAAGGCAGCTGGTCCCTTCCGGGGGTGTGGGGCAGCCGAGGGCGATGGTCTGCACATTCTCATTCAGGGTGACGGGAGACGGCAATTTCAGCAGCATGATGTCATTGTCGTAGGTATCAGGGTCAAATTTTGGATGGTCACACAGTTTATCGGCGT from the Anomaloglossus baeobatrachus isolate aAnoBae1 chromosome 11, aAnoBae1.hap1, whole genome shotgun sequence genome contains:
- the LOC142256528 gene encoding trypsin-like, which translates into the protein MYLLLVAAVLGVVVEGRYYNRIIGGSECVPNSQPWQVSLHYFDQHACGGILIDENWVLTAAHCKLPSLQIRLGDHDIENYEGTEQFSYADKLCDHPKFDPDTYDNDIMLLKLPSPVTLNENVQTIALGCPTPPEGTSCLVSGWGSTTSPDPTFPSVLRCVNVETVADDICRDAYPGEITENMLCAGVMEGGKDTCQGDSGGPLVCNSQLSGITSWGNIPCGEANKPGVYTKLCNYLDWIRETIAKGDCLP